The following proteins are co-located in the Microcystis wesenbergii NRERC-220 genome:
- the dnaK gene encoding molecular chaperone DnaK — MGRVVGIDLGTTNSVVAVMEGGKPVVIANSEGMRTTPSVVGFNKDGELVVGQMARRQGVLNPQNTYYGVKRYIGRRYTELNPESKRVPYTIRRDEMGNIKIKCPRLQKEFAPEEISALVLRRLAEEAGRYLGEEVTGAVITVPAYFNDSQRQATRDAGRIAGLEVMRILNEPTAAALAYGLDEQESKKILVFDLGGGTFDVSILEVGDGVFEVKATSGDTQLGGNDFDKRIVDWLANQFLEQEGVELRQDRQALQRLTEAAEKAKIELSGVSVTDINLPFIIATEDGPKHIETRLSRAQFEELCGDLISRLRRPLKRALSDAGLSPVQLDEVVLVGGGTRMPVVKDLVRSFIDREPNQNVNPDEVVAVGAAIQAGILGGEVKDVLLLDVTPLSLGLETIGGVMKKLIPRNTTIPVRRSDLFSTSENNQTVVEIHVLQGEREMASDNKSLGRFKLTGIPPAPRGIPQVQVSLDIDANGILQVTARDKMTGREQSVTIQGASTLSEGEINRMIGDAARFAEADRTRREKVDKRNRARSLVDQSQRRLKDVTLDFGNEFTRSYRRQIESLSTEIIDALEKNDDRRIDRAQADLQDVIYELNREVRLQYDEEDEGFFSAIRKTFTGDKEDDLPSEPRRDRYRQDYRPGTPGYQSDYRPNYSANQESYRPRGQDNYDNGRDSDWPSPPRSEEKSYNNSKSSRSGGNRSRNIPSQNNWDDDDDDWF, encoded by the coding sequence ATGGGTAGAGTAGTAGGCATTGATCTAGGAACAACTAACTCCGTCGTCGCCGTGATGGAAGGCGGAAAGCCAGTGGTCATCGCCAACTCGGAGGGCATGAGAACCACCCCTTCTGTGGTCGGTTTTAATAAAGATGGGGAGTTAGTGGTCGGTCAAATGGCCCGGCGACAAGGGGTACTCAATCCCCAAAACACCTACTATGGAGTCAAACGCTACATAGGTCGTCGCTACACGGAATTAAACCCCGAATCGAAGCGCGTCCCCTACACCATCCGCCGGGATGAGATGGGCAATATCAAAATTAAATGCCCCCGTCTGCAAAAAGAATTCGCCCCCGAAGAAATTTCCGCCCTAGTTTTACGCCGATTAGCCGAAGAAGCCGGCCGTTATCTAGGGGAAGAAGTGACCGGGGCCGTAATCACCGTCCCCGCCTATTTTAACGACTCCCAACGTCAAGCCACCCGGGATGCGGGCCGAATCGCGGGGTTAGAAGTGATGCGGATTCTCAACGAACCCACCGCCGCCGCCCTAGCCTACGGTCTCGATGAACAGGAAAGCAAGAAAATCCTCGTTTTTGACCTGGGGGGCGGTACTTTTGATGTTTCTATCCTGGAAGTAGGTGACGGCGTTTTTGAGGTGAAGGCCACCAGTGGCGACACCCAATTAGGCGGTAATGATTTCGATAAAAGAATCGTCGATTGGTTAGCCAATCAATTTTTGGAACAGGAAGGCGTGGAGCTGCGCCAAGACCGGCAAGCACTACAAAGACTGACAGAAGCGGCAGAAAAAGCCAAAATTGAACTGTCTGGGGTCAGTGTCACCGATATTAATCTACCCTTTATCATCGCCACGGAAGACGGACCAAAACACATTGAAACTCGCCTGAGTCGGGCCCAATTTGAGGAATTATGCGGCGATTTAATCAGTCGTCTCCGTCGTCCTCTCAAACGGGCCCTTTCTGATGCCGGTTTGTCCCCCGTCCAACTAGATGAAGTGGTACTGGTGGGCGGCGGCACGCGGATGCCGGTGGTGAAGGATTTAGTGCGGAGTTTTATCGATAGGGAACCCAATCAAAATGTTAACCCTGATGAGGTTGTAGCGGTCGGGGCGGCTATTCAAGCGGGAATTTTGGGCGGCGAGGTCAAAGACGTGCTGCTCCTCGATGTGACCCCTTTATCCTTGGGTTTAGAAACCATCGGCGGTGTGATGAAAAAGTTAATCCCCCGCAATACCACTATTCCCGTCCGCAGATCTGACCTTTTTTCCACTTCCGAAAATAATCAAACTGTGGTGGAAATTCACGTTTTGCAGGGGGAAAGGGAAATGGCCAGCGATAATAAATCCTTGGGACGTTTTAAATTAACCGGTATTCCCCCCGCACCCCGGGGTATTCCGCAAGTGCAGGTGTCCCTCGATATCGATGCTAACGGTATTCTACAAGTCACCGCTAGGGATAAAATGACCGGACGGGAGCAAAGTGTCACCATTCAAGGCGCTTCTACCCTCAGCGAAGGGGAAATTAACCGCATGATCGGCGATGCTGCCCGATTTGCGGAAGCAGATCGTACCCGTCGCGAAAAGGTGGATAAACGCAATCGCGCCCGCTCTCTGGTGGATCAATCCCAACGACGCTTAAAAGATGTTACTCTCGATTTTGGTAATGAGTTTACCCGTTCCTATCGTCGTCAAATTGAGTCTTTGAGTACGGAAATTATCGACGCTTTGGAGAAAAATGATGACCGTCGCATCGATCGCGCCCAAGCGGACCTACAGGATGTTATCTATGAATTAAATCGCGAGGTACGGCTACAATACGACGAGGAAGATGAGGGCTTTTTTAGCGCTATTCGCAAGACTTTTACCGGGGACAAGGAAGATGATCTTCCCTCCGAACCGCGCCGCGATCGTTATCGCCAGGATTATCGTCCGGGTACACCGGGTTATCAGAGTGATTATCGACCCAATTATTCGGCTAATCAAGAGAGTTATCGCCCCCGCGGTCAGGACAATTACGACAATGGCCGCGATAGCGATTGGCCAAGTCCCCCCCGTTCGGAGGAAAAAAGTTATAACAATAGTAAAAGTAGCCGCAGCGGCGGCAATCGTTCCCGCAATATTCCCTCCCAAAATAACTGGGATGATGATGATGACGATTGGTTCTAA
- a CDS encoding J domain-containing protein yields MPQLVNYYDVLGVSRTATGDEIKKSFRRLARLYHPDLNPGNKSAEEKFKDINEAYHVLSDEQRRIEYNSTLKENKRSEKRVGEKGNSNGNGKAPRTEEDLWKFKDNANAKRAKITSSTRLNRRDVEAKLTLPLEKAYQGGRQRIRLEDGRSIEVDMPAAMIDGQKIRLKGQGLEGGDLYLKITIARHPFFRIQGSDIVCQVPITPSEAIVGGFVEIPTIDGLVKMMIPNGVKSGQRLRLANKGYPNFQGERGDQLVEIQLVNPPYPSPEELELYKKIRAIETFNPRQGL; encoded by the coding sequence ATGCCACAATTAGTTAATTATTATGATGTTTTAGGAGTATCTCGCACGGCTACCGGTGACGAGATCAAAAAGTCTTTTCGACGACTGGCGCGCCTATATCACCCCGATCTCAATCCGGGGAATAAATCCGCAGAGGAAAAATTCAAAGATATTAATGAAGCTTATCATGTTCTCTCCGATGAACAAAGGCGAATTGAGTATAATAGTACCTTGAAGGAGAATAAGCGCAGTGAGAAGCGTGTGGGGGAAAAAGGGAATAGTAACGGTAATGGGAAAGCACCCCGTACAGAAGAGGATTTATGGAAGTTTAAAGATAACGCTAATGCTAAACGCGCTAAAATTACCTCCTCTACCCGTTTAAATCGTCGAGATGTGGAGGCGAAATTGACTTTACCGTTGGAGAAAGCTTATCAAGGTGGTAGACAAAGAATTCGTCTGGAAGATGGCCGTTCGATTGAGGTTGATATGCCAGCAGCCATGATCGATGGGCAGAAAATTCGTCTCAAAGGTCAGGGTCTTGAAGGGGGTGATTTATATTTAAAAATAACTATCGCTAGGCATCCTTTTTTTAGGATTCAAGGTTCTGATATTGTCTGTCAAGTACCGATTACTCCTAGCGAGGCAATTGTGGGCGGTTTTGTGGAAATTCCTACCATTGACGGTTTAGTTAAAATGATGATTCCTAATGGAGTTAAAAGCGGTCAAAGATTACGTTTGGCTAATAAAGGTTATCCAAATTTCCAAGGAGAAAGGGGCGATCAATTAGTGGAAATTCAATTAGTTAATCCTCCCTATCCTAGCCCTGAAGAATTAGAACTTTATAAAAAAATACGGGCGATTGAAACTTTTAATCCTCGTCAAGGTTTATAG
- a CDS encoding quinone-dependent dihydroorotate dehydrogenase, whose protein sequence is MTNIIDTIKPFYPLAFKAIRGNLEGTQKQLLNTLQKIDRSRGEFWGQWLISQLSESLSFSDSRLSQSLWGLNFPNPVGLAAGFDKDGLGAGLWPSFGFGFAEVGAVTLEGQPGNPKPRLFRLPEDLAGLNRMGANNLGAPVLAATLQQSWQRQPRQIPIGINLCKSKNTPLEKAPEDYLGSFRYLFPHADYFVVNVSSPNTPGLRSLQSGEQLDKILDILQTENQGRKPLLVKISPDLEWEDIITIVELAFSYQLAGIVATNTTTKRTGLKTTILPETGKPITEEAGGISGQPLRERATEVIRFIYRQTQGNLPIIGVGGIFSLDDAWEKMTAGASLLQIYTGWLYQGPWLVSNILQGLTEKLEANGLTNINQAVGWQANQE, encoded by the coding sequence ATGACAAATATAATTGATACAATTAAACCCTTTTATCCTCTAGCTTTCAAGGCTATTCGGGGCAATTTAGAGGGAACACAAAAACAATTATTAAATACTCTGCAAAAAATCGATCGCTCGCGAGGGGAATTTTGGGGACAATGGTTAATCTCACAATTATCAGAATCCCTCAGTTTTAGCGATTCTCGCCTATCTCAAAGCCTCTGGGGGTTAAATTTCCCCAATCCCGTCGGATTAGCGGCAGGATTCGATAAAGACGGTTTAGGGGCAGGACTTTGGCCTAGTTTCGGCTTTGGTTTTGCCGAGGTGGGTGCTGTCACCCTAGAAGGGCAACCGGGCAACCCAAAACCGAGATTATTTCGTTTACCGGAAGATTTGGCTGGATTAAACCGTATGGGAGCAAATAACCTCGGCGCGCCGGTTCTAGCGGCAACTCTCCAGCAATCTTGGCAACGACAACCCCGACAGATTCCCATCGGCATTAACCTCTGTAAATCGAAAAATACGCCCCTAGAAAAGGCCCCGGAGGACTATTTAGGCAGTTTTCGCTATTTATTCCCCCATGCTGATTATTTTGTCGTTAATGTTAGTTCTCCCAATACTCCCGGTTTGCGTTCCCTGCAAAGTGGTGAACAACTCGATAAAATCCTCGACATTTTACAAACAGAAAATCAAGGCAGAAAACCCCTATTAGTGAAAATTTCTCCCGATTTGGAATGGGAAGATATCATAACGATTGTTGAGTTAGCTTTCTCCTATCAGTTAGCCGGAATTGTCGCTACTAATACCACCACTAAACGCACGGGATTAAAAACTACAATTCTGCCTGAAACTGGTAAACCAATCACTGAAGAAGCAGGGGGAATTAGTGGGCAACCTTTGCGGGAACGTGCCACGGAAGTGATCCGTTTTATCTATCGGCAAACCCAAGGCAATTTACCGATAATTGGAGTGGGAGGCATTTTTTCTCTCGATGATGCTTGGGAAAAAATGACCGCCGGTGCGAGTTTATTACAGATTTATACTGGTTGGTTATATCAGGGACCTTGGCTAGTATCAAATATTTTACAAGGATTAACAGAAAAATTAGAGGCCAATGGGTTGACTAATATTAATCAAGCGGTGGGTTGGCAGGCTAACCAAGAATGA
- a CDS encoding DUF3352 domain-containing protein → MSKKSFLPGCLVVLGLTAVTAGGVYLYLRGQLPWQRFTPLESAKVIPETAFASSFVSTDAKAWSVLAKYGTPESRTAVSQGLEELQKNIFTDKINYQRDIEPWIGSISFAFLPAATPGQSGLLTVIGIKDKIKASEFEKKLGQQVNRKTSTSDYKDIKITAIDWQDNTTIYTAVTGDFLLISYDKKVLESAINTYRGQPSFSSKPEVRKLLSQSLNLPNTLATIYIDDYAKILGADANLSPQSRQELAKIKDIVAGVGVTDTGLQLQMVAKLAPETISNLPSPSRNQVLNYLPGDTIALWSGNNLKQGWEEAEKQSQTNPELQVFLRQIRENFQMATLDADKEVFNWMDREFAFGIIPNQQALGGLGFGGMMIWQTGDYKAAKTTLDKLNQLVKTFPFITIKNSQISGQNVTEWKAEEQAILTYAWPNNDTLKMTVGIPYQPQPNQPISQSENFQASIANLPKNNLGYFFIDVEQIIAKAGGINNLPATELTPEAKAFLESVRGIGITATMPDKTTSKIDVLFSLKQTP, encoded by the coding sequence ATGTCAAAAAAATCATTTTTACCCGGTTGTTTAGTCGTCTTAGGACTAACAGCAGTAACCGCAGGAGGTGTCTATCTTTATCTACGAGGACAACTACCTTGGCAAAGATTCACCCCCTTAGAATCGGCAAAAGTTATCCCAGAAACTGCCTTCGCTAGTAGTTTTGTCTCCACGGATGCAAAAGCTTGGTCAGTGTTAGCTAAATATGGTACACCAGAATCGCGAACTGCGGTTAGTCAAGGACTAGAAGAATTACAAAAAAATATTTTCACCGATAAGATTAATTATCAACGGGATATCGAACCTTGGATCGGTAGTATCAGCTTTGCTTTCCTTCCCGCAGCTACTCCCGGACAATCGGGATTATTAACGGTTATCGGGATCAAAGATAAAATTAAAGCGTCGGAATTCGAGAAAAAACTAGGACAACAAGTTAATCGCAAAACTAGCACCAGTGACTACAAAGATATTAAAATTACTGCTATAGATTGGCAGGATAACACCACCATTTATACTGCCGTTACTGGCGATTTTTTGTTGATATCCTACGATAAAAAGGTGTTAGAATCGGCGATCAATACCTACCGAGGACAGCCATCTTTTAGCAGTAAACCGGAAGTGAGAAAACTGCTTTCCCAATCCCTCAACCTACCCAATACCCTAGCAACAATTTATATCGATGATTATGCCAAAATCTTGGGAGCAGATGCTAATTTATCTCCCCAAAGTCGGCAAGAATTAGCAAAAATTAAGGATATTGTCGCGGGAGTGGGTGTCACCGATACGGGATTACAATTACAAATGGTGGCTAAACTTGCCCCTGAAACTATTTCTAATCTACCTTCCCCCAGCAGAAATCAAGTTTTAAATTATTTACCCGGAGATACCATCGCACTTTGGAGTGGTAATAATCTTAAACAGGGATGGGAAGAAGCAGAAAAACAGTCCCAAACTAACCCAGAATTACAAGTTTTTCTGCGTCAGATCCGTGAGAATTTTCAGATGGCAACTCTTGACGCGGATAAAGAAGTTTTTAACTGGATGGATCGAGAATTTGCCTTCGGAATTATCCCCAACCAGCAAGCGCTGGGAGGGTTAGGTTTTGGGGGAATGATGATCTGGCAAACCGGCGATTATAAAGCGGCAAAAACTACCCTCGATAAGTTAAATCAATTGGTAAAAACTTTTCCCTTTATCACCATAAAAAACAGTCAAATTTCCGGTCAAAATGTGACTGAATGGAAAGCGGAAGAACAAGCGATTTTAACCTATGCTTGGCCTAATAATGATACCCTAAAAATGACCGTCGGAATTCCCTATCAACCCCAACCGAATCAACCGATTAGCCAAAGTGAGAATTTCCAAGCATCGATCGCAAATTTGCCTAAAAATAATCTCGGTTATTTCTTCATCGATGTGGAGCAAATTATCGCTAAAGCAGGGGGAATTAATAATCTTCCGGCCACGGAATTAACCCCGGAAGCAAAGGCCTTTTTAGAATCGGTACGCGGGATCGGAATTACTGCCACTATGCCTGATAAAACCACCAGTAAAATTGATGTTTTATTTTCCCTAAAGCAAACTCCCTAA
- a CDS encoding bifunctional folylpolyglutamate synthase/dihydrofolate synthase translates to MTIDSLLQPFQRFGVNLGLERIKNLLEILGNPQDKIPIIHVTGTNGKGSVCAYLSSILSTADYKVGRYISPHLIDWTERISINGENIETATLENLLKYIKSLIDPQQESPTQFEVITAAAWLYFAREKVDIAVMEVGLGGRLDATNVCAQPLVTVITSISREHWQNLGPTVADIAGEKAGILKANCPAVIGQLPESAQGVVRERIKLLNCPTVWVEAAEKIADNRAKYQGLEYPLSLAGDFQLTNSALAIAVVNILRQQGWQISDEVVQEGMAKTRWLGRLQTVSWCQREILIDGAHNPAAAIGLRQYVDSLKAPKIIWVMGILSTKDHREIFQALLRKGDSLYLVPVPDHSSANPETLAELAASICPELSHLETCSDVFLGLKKAIQESADSQIILCGSLYLVGYFLGSLL, encoded by the coding sequence ATGACTATCGATTCTTTACTGCAACCTTTTCAGCGTTTTGGTGTCAATCTCGGTTTAGAAAGAATAAAAAATCTGCTGGAGATTTTAGGCAATCCCCAAGATAAAATTCCGATTATTCATGTCACGGGAACTAATGGCAAAGGTTCGGTTTGTGCCTATCTATCCTCTATTCTCAGCACCGCTGATTACAAAGTCGGACGTTATATTTCTCCCCATTTAATTGATTGGACAGAAAGAATCTCTATCAATGGCGAAAATATTGAAACCGCGACTTTAGAAAACCTGCTTAAATATATAAAATCGCTTATCGATCCCCAGCAGGAAAGTCCTACTCAATTTGAGGTAATTACTGCCGCTGCTTGGCTGTATTTTGCCCGGGAAAAGGTGGATATTGCCGTGATGGAAGTGGGTTTAGGAGGAAGATTAGATGCGACTAATGTCTGCGCTCAACCTTTAGTTACTGTCATCACTTCTATTAGTCGGGAACATTGGCAAAATTTAGGACCGACGGTTGCCGATATTGCCGGGGAGAAAGCGGGGATATTAAAAGCGAATTGTCCCGCAGTTATCGGACAATTACCGGAATCAGCGCAGGGGGTAGTTAGGGAGAGAATCAAGCTGTTAAATTGTCCGACGGTATGGGTAGAAGCTGCCGAAAAAATTGCCGATAATCGGGCTAAATATCAAGGGTTAGAATACCCTTTATCCTTAGCGGGAGATTTTCAATTAACTAATTCCGCTCTAGCGATCGCTGTTGTTAATATTTTACGTCAGCAAGGTTGGCAAATTAGCGATGAAGTCGTGCAAGAAGGAATGGCAAAAACTCGCTGGTTAGGACGTTTACAAACCGTTAGTTGGTGTCAGCGAGAAATTTTAATAGATGGCGCTCATAATCCCGCTGCTGCTATTGGTTTAAGGCAGTATGTAGATAGTTTAAAGGCTCCAAAAATTATCTGGGTGATGGGTATTTTATCGACTAAAGATCATCGAGAAATATTCCAAGCTTTATTAAGAAAAGGCGATAGTTTATATTTAGTTCCTGTCCCAGATCATAGCAGTGCCAATCCTGAAACCTTAGCGGAATTAGCGGCTTCAATTTGTCCAGAATTATCTCACCTAGAGACTTGTTCCGATGTATTTTTAGGACTAAAAAAAGCAATCCAAGAATCTGCCGATAGTCAGATAATTCTCTGTGGATCGCTTTATCTAGTCGGTTACTTTTTAGGGAGTTTGCTTTAG
- a CDS encoding 2-phosphosulfolactate phosphatase family protein — protein sequence MQVFIYHTPELTPVHTLPDCAVVIDVLRATTTIATALNAGAEAVQTFSDLKTLMQVSDTWQPAKRLRAGERGGAKVEGCDLGNSPLDCTPDLMKGRRLFISTTNGTRALQRVEESPIVITAAMINRQAAVNYLLDRQPETVWIVGSGWEGGYSLEDTACAGAIADALQEQSGQMAIGNDEVIAAIALYRQWQNDLLGMFHSCSHGQRLLRLHCQEDLKYCANIDSLDVLPIQKEPSILVKL from the coding sequence GTGCAGGTTTTCATTTATCATACTCCCGAACTTACCCCCGTCCATACTCTACCCGATTGCGCCGTCGTTATCGATGTTTTAAGAGCGACAACCACGATCGCCACTGCCCTTAATGCCGGTGCAGAAGCAGTGCAAACCTTCAGCGATCTGAAAACCCTGATGCAGGTGAGTGATACCTGGCAACCGGCAAAACGTCTCCGGGCAGGAGAAAGAGGCGGCGCAAAAGTGGAAGGCTGCGATCTGGGCAATTCTCCCCTCGATTGTACCCCTGATTTAATGAAAGGTCGTCGTCTGTTTATCAGCACCACTAACGGCACCCGCGCTCTGCAAAGAGTGGAAGAATCCCCAATCGTGATTACTGCGGCCATGATCAATCGGCAAGCTGCCGTTAATTACTTATTGGATAGGCAGCCCGAAACCGTCTGGATTGTTGGCTCTGGTTGGGAAGGGGGTTATTCTCTGGAAGATACAGCCTGTGCTGGAGCGATCGCCGATGCACTACAAGAACAATCGGGGCAAATGGCGATCGGGAATGATGAGGTTATCGCCGCAATCGCTCTTTATCGTCAATGGCAAAATGATCTTTTAGGAATGTTCCACAGTTGTAGTCACGGTCAGCGCCTCTTGCGTCTCCACTGTCAAGAAGATTTAAAATACTGCGCTAATATTGACTCTCTTGATGTTTTACCGATCCAAAAAGAACCGAGCATTTTAGTCAAACTTTAG
- a CDS encoding RNA-guided endonuclease InsQ/TnpB family protein, translating to MIVLEMKAVVKPSQCSAIDEAIRTVQFIRNKALRLWMDAKREDKIDKYSLNKYCAVLAKQFKFVDTLNSTARQASAERAWSAIARFYDNCKKKVKGKKGYPKFQKNNRSVEYKNSGWKLSEDRKQITFTDKKNIGTVKLKGTRDLNFYPLDQIKRVRIVKRADGYYVQFCLSVDIREYAKPLEPTKRCVGLDVGLKVFYANSDGETVEIPQYYRKAEKRLNRLNRKKSKKFRKGQPQSNNYQKARKRYAKKHLRVSRQRKGFVEKEALRVIKSNDFIAYENLNIQGMVKNSRLAKSINDVAWSTFRQWLEYFGFKYGKATVAVPPHNTSQNCSNCGQKVPKSLSTRTHTCPHCGYVEDRDINAAINILKKGLSTVGHTETNTLGERFPLVWLDTSCQIKETQ from the coding sequence ATGATTGTCTTAGAAATGAAAGCCGTGGTTAAACCAAGTCAGTGTTCTGCCATTGATGAAGCTATTCGTACAGTACAATTCATCCGTAATAAGGCTTTAAGGCTTTGGATGGATGCCAAGAGAGAAGACAAAATCGATAAATATTCTCTCAATAAATATTGTGCAGTTCTCGCTAAACAGTTCAAGTTTGTCGATACTCTAAATTCTACTGCTAGACAAGCATCGGCTGAACGGGCATGGTCAGCTATTGCTCGTTTCTATGACAATTGTAAGAAAAAGGTTAAAGGTAAAAAAGGTTATCCCAAGTTTCAGAAAAATAATCGTTCTGTGGAATACAAAAACTCCGGATGGAAACTATCGGAGGATAGAAAGCAAATTACTTTCACAGATAAGAAAAACATTGGCACGGTTAAACTAAAAGGAACTAGAGACCTAAACTTTTACCCTCTAGACCAAATTAAACGAGTTAGGATTGTTAAACGAGCAGATGGTTATTATGTCCAATTTTGTCTAAGTGTTGATATTCGGGAATATGCTAAACCCCTAGAACCAACAAAAAGATGTGTAGGATTGGATGTAGGCTTAAAAGTTTTCTACGCTAACAGTGATGGGGAAACGGTAGAAATACCGCAATACTATCGTAAGGCGGAAAAAAGATTAAACCGACTGAATCGGAAGAAATCTAAAAAGTTTAGAAAAGGTCAACCCCAATCAAACAACTACCAAAAAGCTAGAAAGAGATATGCTAAAAAGCATTTAAGAGTAAGTAGGCAACGTAAAGGCTTTGTCGAAAAAGAGGCATTGCGCGTCATTAAATCTAACGATTTCATCGCTTACGAAAACTTAAATATTCAAGGCATGGTAAAAAACTCTAGACTAGCTAAATCTATCAATGATGTTGCTTGGTCAACTTTTCGACAATGGTTAGAATATTTTGGTTTTAAATATGGTAAGGCTACGGTAGCAGTACCGCCTCATAACACGAGTCAAAATTGCTCTAATTGTGGTCAAAAAGTCCCTAAATCTCTATCTACGAGAACCCATACTTGTCCCCATTGTGGCTATGTAGAAGATAGAGATATTAACGCCGCTATCAATATTCTCAAAAAGGGACTAAGTACGGTAGGGCATACCGAAACTAATACGCTTGGGGAGAGATTCCCTCTGGTTTGGCTGGATACGTCCTGCCAGATTAAGGAAACTCAGTGA
- a CDS encoding pentapeptide repeat-containing protein encodes MMINELKMTEIKTLSWTELEMLVNDLKKKHTNKGLTDLETTILRGIFDDKKYADLAEEISQEEQSIKNAAHKLWKILSEQMGEKIDSNNLITALARYRDNSQTFAHNNKPQTQQSDKVFELVIEVGIDDLTPEKIDKINNLIQKIARDNTIKPIMKLKGSIRLFLEGSEDGLQRLADLHQSGELQALLNELKSDDIPEIIVTKAEFTTDAKVIEKAELIKAIREGTIDKTTLQQVDLSGAILRRVDLRRADLSEADLSDADLSDAILIEANLSKANLSGANLSGADLRKANLSKARLSAALLKRWPAGVGKLSKARLSGANLSGADVKNAIFIGATGITREQKQDLIRRGAIFGDTSNDRSKVLV; translated from the coding sequence ATGATGATAAATGAACTAAAAATGACTGAAATTAAAACCCTTTCATGGACTGAATTAGAAATGCTGGTTAATGATCTGAAAAAAAAGCATACAAACAAGGGATTAACAGACTTGGAGACAACAATATTAAGAGGTATTTTTGATGATAAAAAATATGCTGATCTAGCGGAAGAAATTAGTCAAGAAGAACAGTCAATCAAGAATGCGGCTCATAAGTTATGGAAAATCTTGTCAGAGCAAATGGGTGAAAAGATTGACAGTAACAATCTGATTACTGCTTTGGCAAGGTATAGAGATAATTCCCAGACATTTGCTCATAACAATAAACCGCAAACTCAGCAATCAGATAAAGTTTTTGAATTAGTTATTGAGGTAGGGATAGACGACCTGACACCAGAGAAAATTGATAAGATTAACAACCTTATTCAAAAAATCGCCAGAGACAACACGATCAAGCCTATTATGAAACTTAAAGGCAGTATTCGGCTATTTTTAGAAGGTTCAGAAGATGGACTACAGCGCCTAGCAGATTTACATCAATCGGGGGAATTGCAAGCCCTTCTCAATGAACTTAAATCAGACGATATACCCGAAATTATCGTCACAAAAGCAGAGTTCACTACAGATGCAAAAGTTATTGAAAAAGCCGAATTAATTAAGGCAATTCGAGAGGGAACAATCGATAAGACAACTCTACAACAAGTTGATTTAAGTGGGGCTATCCTGAGAAGGGTTGACCTGAGAAGGGCTGACCTCAGTGAAGCTGACCTCAGTGATGCTGACCTCAGTGATGCTATCCTGATTGAAGCTAACCTGAGTAAGGCTAACCTGAGTGGGGCTAACCTGAGTGGGGCTGACCTGAGAAAGGCTAACCTGAGTAAGGCTAGACTGAGTGCCGCATTATTAAAGCGATGGCCCGCAGGAGTAGGGAAACTGAGTAAGGCTAGACTGAGTGGGGCTAACCTGAGTGGGGCTGACGTTAAAAACGCTATCTTTATCGGTGCAACGGGGATCACCCGTGAACAAAAACAGGATTTAATTCGACGAGGGGCAATTTTTGGGGATACTTCTAACGATCGCAGTAAAGTATTAGTTTAA